In Sphingomonas profundi, the sequence CGGCTCGATCTGGCCGACGCGATCCGCATCGCGCGCGGGCGATAGCGGTGCGCACGCCACCTCCCTTCCCCGAGGCGCTTTCGGTGCGCACGCCTGCCCGGGCGTTGGCGGTGCACCCCCTTCCTCCGCTGCCCCAAGCGCAGTCGAGGGGCCGGCCGGGCGCAGCCGGGCGCATCGCCTGGGCGGCAGGCGTGTCTCGACTGCGCTCGACAGATGGAGTGCCGTCGGGCGTGTCTCGACTTCGCTCGACACACGGCGGGGTTCCGGCGAGGGTCGCCATCTCGTGCGTGGGCGCCGGGGCACACCGGCGATGACCGTCCGGGTCCGCATCATCCCCTGCCTCGACGTCGCCGGCGGGCGGGTGGTGAAGGGGGTGAACTTCGTCGATCTCGCCGATGCCGGCGATCCGGTGCAGCAGGCCCGCGTCTATGATGCCGCGGAGGCGGACGAGCTCTGCTTCCTCGACATCACCGCCAGCCACGAGGGGCGCGGCACCATCCTGGACGTCGTCGCGCGGACCGCCGCCGTCTGCTTCATGCCGCTCACCGTCGGCGGCGGCGTGCGGACGGTGGAGGACGGCCGCGCGCTGCTGCTGGCGGGCGCCGACAAGGTGGCGATCAACTCCGCCGCCGTCGCCCGGCCGGAACTGGCCGGCGAGCTGGCCGAACGGTTCGGCAGCCAGTGCGTCGTTGGCGCGATCGACGCGCGCGCCACGGCGCCGGGCCGGTGGGAGATATACACCCATGGCGGCCGCCAGCCGACCGGCATCGATGCCGTCGCCCACGCCCGCCACCTCGCCGCGCTGGGCGCGGGCGAGCTGCTCGTCACCTCGATGGATCGGGACGGCACGCGCGGCGGCTACGATCTCGCCCTCACCCGCGCCATCGCGGATGCGGTCACGGTGCCGGTGATCGCCAGCGGCGGCGTCGGTACGCTCGGCGATCTGGTGGCCGGCATCCGCGAGGGCGGGGCCAGCGCGGTGCTGGCGGCATCGATCTTCCACTTCGGCCAGCACAGCATCGCGGAGGCGCGCGCCGCGCTGGCGGCGGCCGGCCTGCCCGTGCGCGGCGCCGCCGCGGCGCCGAGCCCCATGGCGCACGGCCCGGGCGCTTGACCCGTGGCCGCCGCCGCTCTCTAACGCCGGCATGACCGAGACGCTGAGAACCCTGGAAGCGACGATCGCGCGCCGGCGCGGGGCCGATCCCGAACACTCCTACGTCGCCCGGCTGTTCGGCAAGGGCCGCGCCAAGATCGCCCAGAAGCTGGGCGAGGAAGCGGTGGAGACGGTGATCGCGGCCATGCGCGGCGACAAACGGGAAATGATCGGCGAGGCGGCCGACCTGCTGTTCCACCTCGCCGTGCTGCTGGCCGAGATGGGCATCCCGCTGGACGCGGTGATGGCCGAGCTCGATCGCCGCGAAGGCATATCGGGCATCGCCGAGAAGGCCGGCCGCACGCCCTGACCCCGTTCCATCTACCGCCGGAGGCCCGCCATGCCGATCGACGCCACCCTGCCCTATGACGACACCAACATCTTCGCCCGCATCCTGCGCGGCGAGATCCCCTCCACCCGCGTGTATGAGGACGCGTTCGCCCTCGCCTTCCACGACATCGCCCCGCAGGCGCCGACCCACCTGCTGGTGATTCCCAAGGGCCGCTACGTCTCGTGGGACGACTTCGCCGCAAAGGCGGACGATGCCGAGATCGCCGGCTTCGTCCGCGCGGTTGGCCATGTCGCGCGCGAGGCGGGGCTGGTGGAGCCCGGCTATCGCCTGCTCGCCAATATCGGCGGGCACGGCCATCAGGAGGTGCCGCACCTGCACGTCCACATCTTCGGCGGGCGGCAGCTGGGCGCGATGCTGCCGCGCTGAGGGCGGGACGCGGCCCCGGCCGATGTCCGTTCCCGCGCTGCCGCTAACCGCGCAGGCTTGCGCCCGTCCCATATCCGATTAGGCTCGGCCGATTGAAGCGGGCCGTGTTCCAGCCCGCCTGTCGGGGGACACCGCATGATATTCGGTCGCGTGAAATCACTCGACGCCATTCTCCTCACCGCCCAGCGCAAGGGCCTGCACCGCACGCTCGGCGCGTTCCAGCTGACCATGCTCGGCGTGGGCGCGGTCATCGGCACCGGCATCTTCGTGCTGACGTCGGAAGCGGCGCAGAAGGCGGGGCCGGGCATGCTCGTCAGCTTCGTCATCGCCGGCTTCGTCTGCGCGGTGGCGGCGCTCTGCTATTCGGAGCTCGCCTCCATGGTGCCGGTCTCCGGCTCCGCCTACACCTACACCTACGCCGTGGTGGGCGAGCTGCTCGCCTGGATGGTCGGCTGGGCGCTGATCCTGGAATATGCGGTGGGCGCCAGCGCCGTCGCGGTCGGCTGGTCCAACCACGCCGTCGGCCTGCTGCGCGGGCTGGGGATCGGCTTTCCCCATCTGCTCAGCAACGGCGATGCGCTGATGGCGCATGTGCAGCTCGCCTTCGGCGCCGCGCCCTCGGCCGATCTGCAGGCCGCGATCGAGACGGGCGGTTATTTCAACCTGCCGGCCGTCGTCATCTCGGTGCTGGTCACGTGGCTCCTGATCGTGGGCACGACCGAGAGCGCGCGGGTGAACGCGGTGCTGGTGGCGATCAAGATCACCGCCCTCACCCTGTTCGTGGCGCTGACCCTGCCGGTGCTGAACGCGGAGAATTTCACGCCCTTCTCGCCCACCGGCGCCTCCGGCATGTTCGGCGCCGCCGCCTCGATCTTCTTCGCCTATGTGGGCTTCGATGCCGTTTCAACCGCGGCCGAGGAGACCAAGAACCCGCAGCGCAACGTGCCGATCGGCCTGATCGGCAGCCTGTTCATCTGCACCCTGTTCTACCTGCTCGTCGCCTCCGGCGCGATCGGCGCGATCGGCGCGCAGCCGGTGGTCGGCGCGGACGGCGGCGTGCTGGCGCCGGGATCGGCCGAGATGGCCGGGCGCTGCGCCGCCATCGTGCGCGGCGGGCTGGAGGAGCCGCTCGTCTGCTCCAAGGAGGCGCTGGTCCACGTGCTCGACACGATCGGGTGGGAGAAGATCGGCCGCCTCGTCGGTCTCGCCGCCGTGCTGGCGCTGCCCTCTGTGGTGCTGATGATGATGTTCGGCCAGACCCGCGTCTTCTTCACCATGGCGCGTGACGGCCTGCTGCCGGAGAAGCTGGCCAGCGTGCACCCGCGCTACCGCACGCCGCACGTCGTCACCTTGGTGACGGGCGCCGGCGCCACGCTGGCGGCGGCCGTGCTGCCGGTGGGCCGACTGGCGGACTATTCGAACTCGGGCACCCTGTTCGCCTTCCTGATGGTGGCGATATCGGTGATGGTGCTGCGGCGGACCGATCCGGGCCGCGTCCGCCCGTTCCGCACGCCGGCGGTGTGGATCATCGCGCCGCTGGCGATCGTCGGCTGCGTGGCGCTCTATTTCTCGCTGCCGCTGCTCGCCATCCTGGTGCTGCCGGTGTGGGGCGGCATCGGCCTGCTCGTCTATTTCGGCTACAGCCGCAGCCGCAGCCATGTCGGCCGCGGGCTGGACGACGTGCCCGAGGGCAAGGTGTCCGGGGTGGAGCCGCCGATGCCCGGCACGGCGGGATAGAACGTCGCCGCGCAGGCCTTCCACCGCAGTCGCCGTGAGGCGCGTGCCATTCCCGCCTGCTGGCAGGATATGGCACGGCGCCTCTTCCGTTCCGCTTGACGCGGCACGCCCATGCTGGGAACATAAAGGGAACACAAGAGTCGTCGAGTCCATCATGTCCGCGTATCCGTCCGCCCGCGCCGAACGCCTCTCCGCCCTGCGGGAGGAGGTGCGCGCCATCGGCGCCACCGCCTCCGGCGCCGCGCGGGCGGTGCTGCCGTTCGGGCTGGAGACGCTGGACGCGCGGCTGGCCGATGGCGGCCTCGCGACCGGCGGGCTGCACGAGATTGCCGGCGCCACCTGCGCCATCGCCGACGATGCCGCCGCTACCCTGTTCGTGGCCGGCATCGCCGCCCGCGCCGGCGGCGCGCGGGCGAACATGCTCTGGGCGTTCGGCCGGCGCGATCTGTTCGCGCCCGGCCTGGCCCAGGCCGGGCTCGGCCCCAACCGGCTGATCCACGCCGAGGCGGGCCGCGATCCGGACATATTGGCGGTGATGGAGGAAGGCCTGCGCCACGGCGGCCTGTGCGCCGTGATCGGCGAGGTCGGCCGCATCGGCATGACGGCCACCCGTCGCCTCCAGCTCGCCGCCGAGGAGGGCGGCACCATCGCCCTGCTGCTGCGCCGCTGGCGGCCCCGATCGTCTGCCGCCGACGCCGATCCGCTGACCGAGCCCTCCGCCGCCACCACCCGCTGGCGCATCGCCTGCGCCCCGTCCGAGCCGTTGCCGGTGCCGGGCGTGGGGCGGCCGCGCTGGCATGTCGATCTCGTCCGCCAGCGTGGCGGCGAGCCTTTTTCCTGTATCCTGGGAGGATGCGATGCCGAGGGTCGCCTCGCTCTACCTACCGAATCTCGCGACCGATCGCCTGCGCCGCGCCGACGCCGCCGCGCGGCCTGAGACGGCGGATGCGATCCGGCCGTCCGCTCCGCATCCGCCCGCCCGCATCCGCGAAGAACCGCCCGTCGCCGATCCGCAGGATGATGCCACCGCCTGCTCGGCGCCGCGCGGCGGCTGGCGGCCGGGCGCGCGATGGGCGCGGGATGCGGAGGAGGACTCGTCGCCGGAGGCCGCGTGGGCGGCCTTCCGCCGCCGCAAGGCCGCCCAGCGCGCCGCCACCCAGTGCGAGATCGAGCGGCTGCCGCTGCACCAGCGCCCGCCGGTGCGCGAGCTCGGCCGCCGCAGCGAGGCGGCGGAGAACCCCTTCAAGAACGGGGCTTTTCGCAGCGGGCCCGCCGGCGGCAAGCCGATCCACCACGGATCGTTCAAGGGTCCGTCGCTGGCCAGCCAGCCGTTTGCGATCCAGCCTTTCAGGGCGATGCGGCCGGACGATGGGGGCGCCGGCGGCGGCCAGCTGCCCGTTCCCCTCGGCGAAGCATCCGGAACGGCGCCGCTCGTCACCGCCCATCCGGTCGGCCCGCGCATAGTCGTGGCCGCCGCCTGCCCCGCCGCCCGCGCGCTCGGCCTGCTGCCCGGCATGCCGCTGACGCAGGCGCGCGCGCTGGTGCCGGGGCTGGACGTGCGCGATGCGGCGCCGGCGGCCGACTCGGCGATCCTGGAGCGGCTGGCCCTGTTCGCCGCCCGCCGCTGGACGCCGACGGCCGCCGTGTCGGCCGGGCTGGACGGGCTGTGGCTGGATCTGACCGGCGTCTCCCACCTGTTCGGCGGCGAGCGGGCGGTGGCCGCGCGGATGCTGCGCACCTGCGCGCGTGCCGGCTTCACCGCGCGCATCGCCGTGGCCGGCACGGCGGGCGCCGCCCACGCGCTCGCCCGCTACGGACGCGAGCCGCTGGCGATCTGCCCGAGCGGCGGCGAGGCGGCGGCGATCGCCCAGCTGCCGCCGGCCGCGCTGCGGCTGGAGCAGAACCAGATCGACGCCGCCCGCCGGCTGGGCATCGAGACGGTCGGCGATCTCTTGGCCAGCCCGCGCGGGCCGATCGGCCGGCGCTTCGGCACCAGCCTGATCGCCCGGATCGATCAAGCGATCGGCCGGCAAGGCGAGCCGATCGAGGCGATCGCGCCGTTCCAGCCGCCATCCGCCACGCTGCGCTTCGTCGAGCCGATCGCCACCGCCGAGGCGATCGCCACCGCCTTGGCCGATGCGATGACGATGCTGGTGCGCGAGCTCGGCCTGCGCGGCCTGGGCGCGCGGGCGCTGCTGCTCGCCTGCCTGCGGGTGGATGGGGCCGAGCAGCGTGTCCGCTGCGGCACCGCCCGGGCGACGCGCGACGGCGGCCACCTGCTGCGGCTGCTGGCGATGCGGATCGAGACGATCGAGCCCGGCTTCGGCATCGAGGGCATCCGCCTGGTCGCCACCCGGTCCGAGCCGCTGGCGGCGGAGGCGATCGACGGCGGCCTCGGCGCGGCCGGCGGGCCGCACGGCTGGGGCGGCGATCCGCCCGCGCCCGATCTCGCGCCGCTGATCGATCGGCTGGCCGGCCGTATCGGCGCGCGCAACCTCTACCGCGTGGGCGCGGTGGAGAGCGACGTGCCGGAGCGCGGCGTCCGCCCCGCCCCGCCGCTCGCCGAGGTGGCGGAGTGGCCGCGCCGCTGGCCGCGCCCGGCGCGGCTGCTGTCCCCGCCCGAGCAGGTGGATCATGTGATCTTCGAGATACCCGATCACCCGCCCCGCCGCTTCGTCTGGCGCGGCCGGCCGTATCTCGTCACCCGCGGCGACGGGCCGGAGCGGATCCACGGCGAGTGGTGGCGCCGCAGCGGCGAGGCGGACGCGGTGCGCGATTATTATCAGGTGGAGGACGAGGCCGGCGCCCGCTTCTGGCTGTTCCGCCGCGGCGACGGCCTCGATCCCCGCACCGGCGACCTCAGCTGGCACCTGCACGGCGTGTTCGGGTGAGGCACCGATCGGCGCACCAGACGATGCTATATTCCGTGCCTTGCGAGGAGGTACATCATGCGGACCACGATCGTGCTCGACGACGATCAGCTTGCGCTGGCGGCGGACTATACCGGGCTGCGCGAGAAGTCGGCCATCGTCCGCTAGGCGCTGAAGGCGCTGATCGAACGCGAGGCCGCGCGCAGGCTGGCCCTGCTCGGCGGCAGCGAACCCGATCTCGCGGCACCGCCGCGGCGCCGTTCCGCCGTCTTATGATCCTGGCCGACACGTCGATCTGGATCGATCATCTGCGCGCCGGCGATCCGCTGCCCGCCGCCCGGCTGAGGCGGCGGCAGGTGATCGTGATCGGCGAGATCGCGCTCGGCAGCCTGCGCCGCCGCCGCGAGACGCTGGCCGATCTCCACGCGCTGCCGCGCGCGGTGCAGGCCGGCGAGGGCGAGGTGCAGGTGTTGATCGAAGCCGCGCCGCTGCACGGCCTTGGCATCGGCTATGTCGATGCGCACCTGCTCGCCTCGGTCCGGCTCACGCCGGGGGCCTCGCTGTGGACCAGCGACAGGCGGCTGCATGCCGCCGCTCGATGGCTCGGCATCGCCCCTCCGGCCGACTGAGCCTGCACCTGCCATGGCCTATTCCGAACTCCAGGTGACGACGCACTTCAGCTTCCTGCGCGGCGTCTCTTCGTGCGACGAGCTGTTCGCCGCCGCCGCGCTGCTCGGCCTGCCGGCGCTCGGGCTGGTCGATCGCAATTCGGTGGCGGGGCTGGTGCGCGGCATGGTGGCGGCGCGGGCGACGGGGATGCGGATGGTGGCCGGCTGCCGGCTCGATCTCGCCTGCGCCTGCCCGGAGAGCCACCCGCCGGGCGACTGCCGGAGCGCATCGTCGCTGCTGGTCTGGCCGCAGGATCGCGCCGGTTGGCGCCACCTCACCCGCCTGCTCACGATCGGCAAGGGCCGCGCCAATGCGCAGAAGGGCGAGAAGGGCCGCTGCTTCCTGCACTGGGAGGATGTCGCGGCCCATGCCGGCGGCCTCGTCGCCGCGCTGGTGCCCGATCTGGCGGACCGCGGGACGGAGATCGCGCTGGCCCAGCTGGCCGACATCTTCGGCGATGCCGCCCATCTCTGCCTCACCCACCGCCGCCGCCCCGGCGATGCGCTGCGGCTGCACGAGCTCGCCGGCATGGCGCGCCGGTTCGGCGTGCGCCCGCTCGCCACCGGCGACGTGCTCCACCACACGCCGGACCGGCGGATGCTGCAGGACGTCGTCACCGCCATCCGCCACGGGTGCACGATCGACGATCTCGGCTTCCGCCGCGAGCGCCACGCCGACCGCCACCTGAAGGGGCCGGACGAGATGGCCCGCCGCTTCGCCCTCCACCCGGATGCGATCGCCGCCACGGAGGCCATCGTCGAGCGCTGCACCTTCGCGCTGACCGAGCTGGACTATCGCTATCCCGACGAGCTGGTGATGAGCGGTCGCACGCCGCAGGCCGCGCTGGAGCAGCTGACCCGCGATGCGCTGGCGCTGAAGTTCCCCGATGCGCCGTCGCGCTATGCCGGGCTGCTGGAACATGAGCTGCAACTGGTCGCCCGGCTCGGCTACGCGCCCTATTTCCTCACCGTCAACTCGATCGTCCAGTTCGCCCGCAGCCAGGGCATCCTGTGCCAGGGGCGCGGCTCCGCGGCCAATTCGATGATCTGCTTCGTGCTCGGCATCACCTCGATCGATCCGGTGCGGCACGAGCTGCTGTTCGAGCGGTTCATTTCCGGCGAGCGCAAGGAGCCGCCCGACATCGACGTAGATTTCGAGCATGAGCGGCGCGAGGAGGTGATCCAGTGGATCTACGAGACCTACGGCCACCGCCACGCCGCGCTGACCGCCGTCGTCAGCCGCTTCCGCGCGCGCGGATCGGTGCGCGAGGTGGGCAAGGCGCTGGGCCTGCCGGAGGACATGACCGGCGCGCTCGCCGGCCAGGTGTGGGGCTGGTCCACCGAGGGCGTGGGAGACAGGCACGTCGCGCAGCTGAACCTCAACGCCGCCGATCCGCGCCTCGCCCTCACGCTCGATCTCGCCCGCCAGCTGATCGGCACGCCGCGCCACCTCTCGCAGCATCCGGGCGGCTTCGTGCTGACGCGCGAGCGGCTCGACGATCTCGTGCCGATCGAGCCCGCCGCCATGGCCGATCGCCGCGTGATCGAGTGGGAGAAGGAGGATATCGAGGAACTGGGCTTCATGAAGGTCGATATCCTCGGCCTCGGCATGCTCGGCTGCATGCGCCGCGCCTTCGATCTGCTGGCGGCGCACAAGGGCCTGCGCCTCGATCTCGCCTCGGCCGAGATGCAGACGGACTGCCCCAGGACGTTCGAGATGATCCAGCGGGCCGACACGCTCGGCACCTTCCAGATCGAGAGCCGCGCGCAGATGAGCATGCTGCCGCGGCTGAAGCCCAGGAAGTTCTACGATCTCGTCATCCAGGTGGCGATCGTGCGGCCGGGGCCGATCCAGGGCGACATGGTCCACCCCTATCTGCGCCGGCGGGAGGGCAAGGAAAAGGCCGAATATCCGAAGCCGGAGCTGGAAGCGGTGCTGAAGAAGACCTACGGCGTGCCGCTGTTCCAGGAACAGGCGATGAAGGTGGCGATCGTCGGCGCCGGCTTCACCCCGGCCGAGGCGGATCAGCTGCGCCGATCGATGGCGACGTTCAAGTTCACCGGCGGCGTCGGCGAATTTGCCGACAAGATGATCGGCGGCATGATCCGCAACGGCTATGAGCGCGATTTCGCCGAGCGCACGTTCAAGCAGATCGAGGGTTTCGGCAGCTACGGCTTTCCGGAGAGCCACGCCGCCAGCTTCGCCAAGATCGCCTACGCCTCGTCGTGGATGAAGTGCCACCATCCGGACATCTTCTGCGCCGCCCTGCTCAACGCCCAGCCGATGGGCTTCTACGCCCCCGCCCAGATCGTCCGCGATGCGCGCGACCACGGCGTGGAGGTGCGGCCGGTGGACGTGAACGCCAGCCGGTGGGACTGCACGCTGGAGAGCCTCGACGAACCGTTCCTCCCCGGCACGGGCAGGGGGACCGGCACAGCCGGTGGAGGGGGGCTGCGGCCGGATGGAACGACACCGCGTGCCGTCACCCGCCGCCCATGTCCCGCCGATGGCCCCCCTGCCCGTGCCGGGGAGGAGCGGTTCGCCGTGCGGCTGGGGCTGCGCATGGTGCGCGGCCTCTCCAACGTGGATGGGGCGAAGATCGTCGCGGCGCGCGGCGGCACGCCGTTCGCCTCGCCGGAAGACCTCTGGTTCAGGAGCGGGGTGGCGCCGGCCGCGATAGAGAAGCTGGCCGATGCCGATGCGTTCGGGCGGATCACTAGCGGCCCGTCCCGCCAGCCGTCATCCCCCCACCCTCCACCGGCGGGACGGGACGGCCTGTCGCGCCGCGACGCGCTCTGGCGGGTGCGCGGCCTGGCCGCGGCGCCGCTGCCGCTGTTCGCCGCCGCCGACGCGCGCGAGGCCGCGAACGAGCCCGCGGTGGCGCTGCGCCAGATGACCGAGGGACGCGAGGTGGTCGAGGATTATCGCGCCGTCCAGCTCTCGCTGCGCGCCCACCCGCTCGCCTTCCTGCGCGCCGACCTCGCCCGGCGCGGCGTGGTGACGGCCCGGGCGCTGGAGACGATCCGCGACGGCCGCCACGTCGAGGTCGCCGGCATCATCCTGGTGCGGCAGAAGCCGGGCTCCGCCAAGGGGGTGCTGTTCATCACGATCGAGGACGAGACCGGCATCGCCAACGGCATCCTCTGGCCGGATCGGTTCGAGGCACAGCGCCGCACCGTGCTGGCCTCGGCGATGATCGGCATACGCGGCCGCGTGCAGCGCGAGGGGCTGGTGATCCACGTGATCGCCGACCATATCGTCGATTACACGCCGCTGCTGCGCACAGTCGGCGAGATGGACTTCCCGCACCGCCCCGGCCCGGGCGACGGCGCCACCCACGGCGGCTCACCCGATCGCGGCGATCCCGGCTACAAGGACCATCGCCCCACGGATCGCGAGCGGACCTGGGCGCCGAAGATCTACGACAGCTATCACCGCGCCTTCGCCGACGGCTGCGACCCGGAAGACGCGATCCGCGTGAAGACGCGCGACTTCCACTGACGCGCCCGCGCGTCTCCCGCGGTTCAGAGCCGGACGATCACCTTGCCCACATTGCCGCCGGTGAACAGCTTCGCATACGCGCCCAGCACGTTCGCCAGCCCGGCCGTCTCGTCGAACGGCATCGTCAGCCGGCCATCGTCCAGCCAGCCGCGCAGCCGATCGGTCAGCTCCGGCCCGCGATCCATGAAGTCGGGCGAGAAGAAGCCGGTGATCTGCAGGCGGCGCGCGAGGATCTGGTCGAACCGGCGTGGCCCGGGCTGCGCCTCGGCATAGCCGGCGACGAGGCCGCAGAGCGCGATGCGCCCGTAATGGGCCATGTTGGGCAGCACCGCATCCAGCAGCGGGCCGCCGACATTGTCGAAATAGACGTCCACGCCGTTCGGCGCCGCCGCCGCGATCGCGCCCTCCACGTCCGCGCCGCGATGATCGACCGCCGCGTCCAGGCCGAGCTCATCCGTCAGGAAGGCGCATTTGCGCGGGCCGCCGGCGATGCCGATCACGCGCGCGCCCAGGATGCGGGCGATCTGCGCGGCCAGGATGCCCGTGGCGCCCGCCGCGGCCGAGACCAGCACCGTCTCGCCCGGCCGCGTCCGCCCCACCTCGGCGATGCCGACCAGCGCCGTCCAGCCGTTCATGCCCAGCACGCCGAGATGCTGGCGCGGATCCGCCACGCCGTCGTCGAGCACGACCAGTCCGGAGAGTTCGGGCCGCACCACCGATATCTCCGCCCACTGGCCGAAGGCGCGGACGAGATCGCCGGCCGCGAAGCCCTCTGCCCGCGATTCGAGCACCCGGCCCAGCACGAGGCCCGGCACCACGCTGCCGAGCGGGATCGGCGGCTGATAGCTGTCGGTGCGCGGCGTCATCCACATGCGCGTGCCGGCATCCAGCGAGAGCAGTTCGTTGGCGATCACCACCTCGCCCTCGGCGGCGCTGGGCGTCGGCGCATCGACCAGGTGGATCGCCGCGGCGAAATCGTTGCCGGCGGGATAGTCGTCGAGTTGCCAGGCCTTCATCGTCTCGCCTTTCGTGGATGCGCGCGACATGCTGGCCGGCGTGCCGGCGGGGCAACTATCAGAAACGCTACCGCCACCCCCGCGATCCGGCCCCGCCTCCCCGCCTTTAACCGGCCCTTATCTTCTCGGCGATATGATCCGTTCCGGTTGAAGATCTTCCGCCGGTG encodes:
- the hisF gene encoding imidazole glycerol phosphate synthase subunit HisF; its protein translation is MTVRVRIIPCLDVAGGRVVKGVNFVDLADAGDPVQQARVYDAAEADELCFLDITASHEGRGTILDVVARTAAVCFMPLTVGGGVRTVEDGRALLLAGADKVAINSAAVARPELAGELAERFGSQCVVGAIDARATAPGRWEIYTHGGRQPTGIDAVAHARHLAALGAGELLVTSMDRDGTRGGYDLALTRAIADAVTVPVIASGGVGTLGDLVAGIREGGASAVLAASIFHFGQHSIAEARAALAAAGLPVRGAAAAPSPMAHGPGA
- a CDS encoding phosphoribosyl-ATP diphosphatase, which translates into the protein MTETLRTLEATIARRRGADPEHSYVARLFGKGRAKIAQKLGEEAVETVIAAMRGDKREMIGEAADLLFHLAVLLAEMGIPLDAVMAELDRREGISGIAEKAGRTP
- a CDS encoding HIT domain-containing protein, which translates into the protein MPIDATLPYDDTNIFARILRGEIPSTRVYEDAFALAFHDIAPQAPTHLLVIPKGRYVSWDDFAAKADDAEIAGFVRAVGHVAREAGLVEPGYRLLANIGGHGHQEVPHLHVHIFGGRQLGAMLPR
- a CDS encoding amino acid permease, which gives rise to MIFGRVKSLDAILLTAQRKGLHRTLGAFQLTMLGVGAVIGTGIFVLTSEAAQKAGPGMLVSFVIAGFVCAVAALCYSELASMVPVSGSAYTYTYAVVGELLAWMVGWALILEYAVGASAVAVGWSNHAVGLLRGLGIGFPHLLSNGDALMAHVQLAFGAAPSADLQAAIETGGYFNLPAVVISVLVTWLLIVGTTESARVNAVLVAIKITALTLFVALTLPVLNAENFTPFSPTGASGMFGAAASIFFAYVGFDAVSTAAEETKNPQRNVPIGLIGSLFICTLFYLLVASGAIGAIGAQPVVGADGGVLAPGSAEMAGRCAAIVRGGLEEPLVCSKEALVHVLDTIGWEKIGRLVGLAAVLALPSVVLMMMFGQTRVFFTMARDGLLPEKLASVHPRYRTPHVVTLVTGAGATLAAAVLPVGRLADYSNSGTLFAFLMVAISVMVLRRTDPGRVRPFRTPAVWIIAPLAIVGCVALYFSLPLLAILVLPVWGGIGLLVYFGYSRSRSHVGRGLDDVPEGKVSGVEPPMPGTAG
- a CDS encoding ImuA family protein; this translates as MSAYPSARAERLSALREEVRAIGATASGAARAVLPFGLETLDARLADGGLATGGLHEIAGATCAIADDAAATLFVAGIAARAGGARANMLWAFGRRDLFAPGLAQAGLGPNRLIHAEAGRDPDILAVMEEGLRHGGLCAVIGEVGRIGMTATRRLQLAAEEGGTIALLLRRWRPRSSAADADPLTEPSAATTRWRIACAPSEPLPVPGVGRPRWHVDLVRQRGGEPFSCILGGCDAEGRLALPTESRDRSPAPRRRRRAA
- a CDS encoding DUF6504 family protein, with product MPRVASLYLPNLATDRLRRADAAARPETADAIRPSAPHPPARIREEPPVADPQDDATACSAPRGGWRPGARWARDAEEDSSPEAAWAAFRRRKAAQRAATQCEIERLPLHQRPPVRELGRRSEAAENPFKNGAFRSGPAGGKPIHHGSFKGPSLASQPFAIQPFRAMRPDDGGAGGGQLPVPLGEASGTAPLVTAHPVGPRIVVAAACPAARALGLLPGMPLTQARALVPGLDVRDAAPAADSAILERLALFAARRWTPTAAVSAGLDGLWLDLTGVSHLFGGERAVAARMLRTCARAGFTARIAVAGTAGAAHALARYGREPLAICPSGGEAAAIAQLPPAALRLEQNQIDAARRLGIETVGDLLASPRGPIGRRFGTSLIARIDQAIGRQGEPIEAIAPFQPPSATLRFVEPIATAEAIATALADAMTMLVRELGLRGLGARALLLACLRVDGAEQRVRCGTARATRDGGHLLRLLAMRIETIEPGFGIEGIRLVATRSEPLAAEAIDGGLGAAGGPHGWGGDPPAPDLAPLIDRLAGRIGARNLYRVGAVESDVPERGVRPAPPLAEVAEWPRRWPRPARLLSPPEQVDHVIFEIPDHPPRRFVWRGRPYLVTRGDGPERIHGEWWRRSGEADAVRDYYQVEDEAGARFWLFRRGDGLDPRTGDLSWHLHGVFG
- a CDS encoding type II toxin-antitoxin system VapB family antitoxin, with the protein product MRTTIVLDDDQLALAADYTGLREKSAIVR
- a CDS encoding type II toxin-antitoxin system VapC family toxin, with the protein product MILADTSIWIDHLRAGDPLPAARLRRRQVIVIGEIALGSLRRRRETLADLHALPRAVQAGEGEVQVLIEAAPLHGLGIGYVDAHLLASVRLTPGASLWTSDRRLHAAARWLGIAPPAD
- a CDS encoding error-prone DNA polymerase, with translation MAYSELQVTTHFSFLRGVSSCDELFAAAALLGLPALGLVDRNSVAGLVRGMVAARATGMRMVAGCRLDLACACPESHPPGDCRSASSLLVWPQDRAGWRHLTRLLTIGKGRANAQKGEKGRCFLHWEDVAAHAGGLVAALVPDLADRGTEIALAQLADIFGDAAHLCLTHRRRPGDALRLHELAGMARRFGVRPLATGDVLHHTPDRRMLQDVVTAIRHGCTIDDLGFRRERHADRHLKGPDEMARRFALHPDAIAATEAIVERCTFALTELDYRYPDELVMSGRTPQAALEQLTRDALALKFPDAPSRYAGLLEHELQLVARLGYAPYFLTVNSIVQFARSQGILCQGRGSAANSMICFVLGITSIDPVRHELLFERFISGERKEPPDIDVDFEHERREEVIQWIYETYGHRHAALTAVVSRFRARGSVREVGKALGLPEDMTGALAGQVWGWSTEGVGDRHVAQLNLNAADPRLALTLDLARQLIGTPRHLSQHPGGFVLTRERLDDLVPIEPAAMADRRVIEWEKEDIEELGFMKVDILGLGMLGCMRRAFDLLAAHKGLRLDLASAEMQTDCPRTFEMIQRADTLGTFQIESRAQMSMLPRLKPRKFYDLVIQVAIVRPGPIQGDMVHPYLRRREGKEKAEYPKPELEAVLKKTYGVPLFQEQAMKVAIVGAGFTPAEADQLRRSMATFKFTGGVGEFADKMIGGMIRNGYERDFAERTFKQIEGFGSYGFPESHAASFAKIAYASSWMKCHHPDIFCAALLNAQPMGFYAPAQIVRDARDHGVEVRPVDVNASRWDCTLESLDEPFLPGTGRGTGTAGGGGLRPDGTTPRAVTRRPCPADGPPARAGEERFAVRLGLRMVRGLSNVDGAKIVAARGGTPFASPEDLWFRSGVAPAAIEKLADADAFGRITSGPSRQPSSPHPPPAGRDGLSRRDALWRVRGLAAAPLPLFAAADAREAANEPAVALRQMTEGREVVEDYRAVQLSLRAHPLAFLRADLARRGVVTARALETIRDGRHVEVAGIILVRQKPGSAKGVLFITIEDETGIANGILWPDRFEAQRRTVLASAMIGIRGRVQREGLVIHVIADHIVDYTPLLRTVGEMDFPHRPGPGDGATHGGSPDRGDPGYKDHRPTDRERTWAPKIYDSYHRAFADGCDPEDAIRVKTRDFH